One window of the Triticum dicoccoides isolate Atlit2015 ecotype Zavitan chromosome 3B, WEW_v2.0, whole genome shotgun sequence genome contains the following:
- the LOC119278663 gene encoding protein IRON-RELATED TRANSCRIPTION FACTOR 2-like, whose amino-acid sequence MGHQHQMFNDPFASSMSSLEEDMFSGAGGYHHLTPSMQWPGLDNDIPSAPAANNATSSGGSGSHRKMSHNAYERDRRKQLNEQYSSLRSLLPDDDHTKKMSIPTTVSRVINYIPELQKEVDRLEKKKEELRRASCEQGAMRQNTAPIVSATCLDDREIMVQVSLVSTMAGALPMSKCIKVLENQGLRLINSSTSAFQNRTFYSLHLQRTQRTMSKEGQTFCNELENAVKQKAGLHLHH is encoded by the exons ATGGGGCACCAGCACCAGATGTTCAACGACCCCTTCGCGAGCAGCATGTCGTCACTGGAGGAAGACATGTTCTCCGGTGCCGGAGGCTACCACCACCTCACGCCGTCCATGCAGTGGCCGGGCTTGGATAACGACATACCGTCGGCGCCGGCTGCCAACAACGCCACCTCCTCCGGTGGCTCTGGATCACACCGCAAGATGAGTCACAACGCGTACGAACGTGACCGCCGCAAGCAGCTCAACGAGCAATATTCCTCCCTCCGCTCCCTCCTCCCCGACGATGATCACACC AAGAAGATGAGCATTCCGACCACGGTGTCGCGGGTGATCAACTACATCCCGGAGCTGCAGAAGGAGGTAGACCgcctggagaagaagaaggaggagctgaGGCGGGCCAGCTGCGAGCAAGGCGCCATGAGGCAGAACACGGCCCCGATCGTGTCCGCCACCTGCCTCGACGACAGGGAGATCATGGTCCAGGTCAGCCTGGTGAGCACCATGGCGGGAGCTCTGCCCATGTCCAAGTGCATCAAGGTGCTGGAGAACCAAGGCCTTCGCCTCATAAATTCCTCGACTTCCGCGTTTCAGAACAGGACGTTCTACAGCCTCCATCTTCAG AGAACCCAACGGACAATGAGCAAGGAGGGCCAAACATTTTGTAACGAATTAGAGAACGCTGTGAAGCAAAAGGCGGGACTACATCTACATCATTAG